The Ipomoea triloba cultivar NCNSP0323 chromosome 4, ASM357664v1 DNA segment TCATATGACAGCTATGCCTTAGGTGAGAATGTGAGAACTGTATGAGTGCACAAAATCTACTACACGGATGCACACGCATCTACTTTATGTTTAGgggtagattgtgtgcactcatgcaATAATTCGCAAGTTCTCACCTAAGACATGGTTTTAATAGATATATAATTAACAATCTAATAATTCATGCTTACTGCAATATTGTAGTCCTTGCGGAGTAGACCGTAGAAGAACCACATGACAGCGCTAAGAGTGAGGAAAAAAGAGAGGAGAAATGGCATGTACTCCACACTTTTGGTCTTGATAACTTGCCTCTGCGCGCAACACATCAGATAATATacattacattttatatatatgcaagCACGTACGTACTaattaaaagtgtaattaaattgGAAACTTcaactaatatatattataatattaaattagcCATACGTACCAAAATGCACAATGGTGCGACAAACACGCACAAAGCAAACACTAAGCAAATCCACCCTACAATATGGGCTCGGCTTGAGGAGTCTTTGGCCACAAATTGAGTAATCAGAATGATTAGCCCGTACCCACCAACGTTCAGGAGAAGAAGAGCTTTCATTGTGTTAATCTGCAaacacaaattaattaaaacccCCAATAGTATTAATTTACTCCTTATATTATTGCATTCATTCAATTCGTAATTACTATAATCAACCCACAAGTCAGATCCTTAATTAGAGATTCAATCTAGACCCCATACTGTTATGACATTTAAGTTAGGCGACGAATTGAACCAACTATCCAAAGCGCAGGGGCTTAGTTAATTAGTAGAATGGAGTTGGAGGAGTTATAATTTGTACATACCTTAGCTTTGTTGGTGGCATAGAAGAGGAAGAAACAAAGGTAGAAAGTTTGTACGAAACATCCGACAGAGTTGATGGTAATGAGAAGAGTGGTGTCGGGGGTGAGGAAAGCGTAGTAAATCCATAGCATGGCACTGAACAGCCCGACAACGTACGGCACTGATTGGAATCCTTCCGTCGATTTCTTCGTGTAAATCTTATAAAATGTTGGCCTGCAACATATACATACGTCCCTCCACAAATTAAAACCCCTAGCTAACAATATAATGTATCTATTTCCTTCTCAACTAACtatgaaacatatatatatggaacattatattatatatattgtacttACACGGGTGCAAGGTACACCATGAATGAGACAATATTCCCTGCAAAACAATCATAGcaaaaccaaacaaaacttTATCATATCAACTAGGCATGCACAAAAGTAAGctgaaagaaagaaacaaagaaaagtttaaaatatatattgtgcaTGTATTTGTATATTACTCCATGCGCTTGCTAGCTGTCTCATGGgaaaccatatatataatataatatcaaatCAGTGGTGATTTGAGGTAATCCCAGTCAAAATGGCAAGAGATCTACACTACTTGTAATCACAAGGTTACAGGTTGGTTTGAGTTTGTCAGTTATGAGTAACTTAGACTGGTTTACTTTTGGCTAGGTAATAATGCGGGGTTTACCTACAACCGAAAGGATTGTAGGGTTTCCCAAGCAATGGAGGAGATGAATAATAATAGTGTATATAGGAACAcgcatatatatcaaataagcTTTAATTTTACCTAGAAGACCGAACGCAAAAGCCAAGTCCATTCTCACAAGAATGAAGGATTAAGATTTGAATATAATGTAGGCACTCCTTGTGAGAGTAGTGAAGTAGTAGTAGTAGCTAGGTAGCTAATTGTTGAGTGAATGTAAGCTTGGGTAATCAATTCAAGTGAGGGGTTCATTTATATAGAGGAGGTGGAATGTGCATTACGGCTAGTTTTGGTGGGAAGGCGGGCATTgtagtattttctttttcaatttttttttacacacaAAAGTTTAAACAGGGGCGGGTGCAACTTGTGTGAGtaggtatataatatataaacataaatgtgcagttcaattatcaatttaaacttttaattaagaTGGAGTATAGTCTACGTGTTGCTGGGAGCCCATAAAAAAGTAATTGGTCCGCACATGTGAGGGGAAATTGTTATACATGGACCAAGGTTTATATTGCATTGTCAacctttatatataaaaattatgtaccttcaattaacacattatgtacttacaattaacagttttggtacatgtaaataaataacttgataattgctaacacataatatgataactacaggTACAAAAACTGTCAAACTCCAgatataaaatgtgtcaattacagatacagaatctgaaagttatttttggaccagagtctataatgcaaggtagatccaggtccatgatataatttgcccgtGAGGggcatgttgagcatatatatatataatatataaacgtaaatatgcaattcaattatcaaCTTAGGTTTGTTTTTAATTGAGATAGATGGAGCACATACTTCAATTGAACTATTCCAATTTGcaatatatttactttttagctAGCAATAGCGAGATGAACGATTCTTACCGGCCAGCTCATCAACTAATCTTTTGGGCAGTGGGATGGGAGTAGTGTTAAATTAATTAAGCATTGCTTAATTGGTAACTTTGTTGATTATTGTTTACAGTTGTTGAAAAGTATCCGAAAGCATTACATTACATTTATTAGaaatgagatgagatgagatagAGCACAGCTGCATGCATGAATGATCCAAATTGTAATCTTTCCTTGGCTAATGCTCCATTTAACCCAATATAGATTGGGTTTCCCTCTTGCAAAAGATTGAGGCAAGGAAGAGGGTTAGGCTCCATGCTGGTAAATACCCAAATGCAATTAAAGTGGGGCTCCACCAGTTTTTCTCTTTCTGATGTGTCACCCACCAATCCAATTGGGGAGCTTAAGCCTTACAACTCATACTTGACATTTCAAGGAGGGTTAATGCCTACCCTATTCACCCCCAAGATGTGCCCCTATTCAGTAAAAAGTGAATGAATTGGGGAATAATGGGGCAGGGCCACCAGTTATGTGTGGCCACCTCACCATCAATAATACATACACTTTGGCCATCTCATCTTTTACTGGATCAGATTTCATTTCCAGTTGCCACCATCACTCCATTTCCAACTTGCATCAAATATAACCTTACCTTTAATTTGCCCATATATTAACCCTTCAACTTGATGATCAATTCATCTTCATTAATGCATGCCTGCCTGCATTGTTAGGCCAGACTGTTTATCCTtgcaatactctctcacttttaaaaattgGTCATACTGTtatatcattatatttataatttacacaatatttttttcttttatcttttaccATTTCAACTAGATCACcagtaaaatataatataatataatatataatagtagtagcaataataataataataataataataataataataataataataatatgtttaataattaaaaacgATCAATTGGAGGCCATTTGTCAAAAATTTCAGTTCCATTTatagcaaaaaaaaagtgggtcCACTCAGCTGcacttgtttattttaaagGATTGCAAAAATTGCAACCCTTTCAATCCCCATAGGCTCTTTAAAAAATGACATGGTCACATGCCGTGTAATATCAGTCGTTATAcgatggaccatggtccacaatgcattgtattgtagaccatggtcacaaaacgacgtcgtttcagtaaataaaaaaaaagattgccGTAAGTtgtaacggagctccgtaactgatactacaattcatctcaaaagatactacttcacatttgtttttatattatcgaatgaaactgtagttatatcgaaatgtaactgtagttgtgttgaaatgcagctgcagtgtatataaactgatcctgaataacagtttcacattttttggtgtatattgtctaatgaaactgtagttatatcgaaatgatattgtagttgtgtttaaAGGAAATtacagtgtattataaaagaaactgtaattgtgttgaaaggaaactgaataacaatttaacatatttgagtgtataatgtcgaatgaaactgcagttatatcgaaaaagaactacagttatgttgaaagggaactacaattgtgttgaaaagaaattgcagttacgttgaaaggaaactacagttgcgcggaacggagCCGTTTtagccgtttgttttcattaatcaaaacgacgctGTTTTGATACGCAGTCCAtaatccattgtggaccgcggtccacagtaaaatttgcagtGTAATATTGAACCCCAGTTGCAAGGATGATGTTAGAAgaacattttttatatttttctgtgaaaatgaaaaattagagaaaataaataaataaattgttttactcgtacatttttttcaatttagagAATAGAGAAAGAAGATTGTAAAGTGGGAGAAagtgaaaacaaattaaagaattgaatttAAGTAATTAACACAATATAAGTATTTTGGGAATACCATGTTTTTAATTATAtgcttaattaattttcattaatgGTATAATGTAACAATTTATCTATATTGTAACACAACATAAGTATTTTGGGAATACCATGTCCTCAAGTTCACGTTTGCTTTCTTTTGTTACATGCAagcattgttgcaaaaatcggacgcctaggcgctaggcgctcctacaCCGAGACGAATTGCTCCATAGGCGGCGGCGGCCTagtgcctaactcggccgactgagCCGAGTTGGCGGTCGACTCGGCTAGATCGGCTAAGTTAATTCGCCCAAAtcgacagagttagccgagttaactcgagcgagtcggtcttattaatttttttattatattcatatatatttaaatttatttatttatataaataaaataaataatatatatatatatatatatatatatatgacatacactcacacacatgcattatttttttgtttttataggtcgctgcctaagcaccgcctaggcgctaggcgctagtctaccgcccgactagcgcccagcgcctactgcaaccatgcttgCAAGTTGTTATATTTGATCATTTGGGAGTTATGGAAGCATAGGAATGGGTGCATGCATGGTTGGGGGCCACCTAGCATCTCTAAGGTGATCTTTAGCGTGGCTAAGTCGGTGGTAGAGTGCATCCTTCACGGATGGCCAGGGAAGCACATCTTGCCCCCCGAGTTGGCCCTCATTCTTGCTTACTTGAGTAGTTAGGTGCCGAGACGTGTTGTTCGCATGGTTCGATGGTCGGCTTTTCCAGATGGACCtttaaaggtaaaaataaaaaataaaaacaatctCTCTATCTCTAGCTCCATGGGGGGTGCCTTTGTTATGGGGTTGCTAACTCAGGGTCTATGGATGGATTTCGGAGTCTTTTCGGGTTCTCTTTACATATCTTCAGTGGTCTCTGTTTAGGGGTACTAGGTATATCCTTGTGGAGACTTCAATGTTGGAGTACAAGAACTATTTTGATTCTTCATCTCGCGCTCCTAGGTATTTGGACAGTGAGGTCTCAGGTCTTAGGTTTCTTGCCTCTTGTGCCTCTTTGACCGCTCTAGTCTGTTCAACTAAAGCGAATATGCCTTGTCTTGCTTTTGTTGAGTGAGTATCATGGAGGGACGGGGACTTTTATTTAAGGATTACAAGTGAAAAGTTGACGTTCCGCAGAGGATTGGTGTTATAACACGTACTTGTGTAATTACCTAACTTCTAGACACCAAAGTCTTAAGCCCATAAGAATCCAAGCACACTCATGCACATAGATGGgaaaataaacacaaaataacACGCCGAATATATGAAATAACACAATAAGAAAAGACAATGCTCAAGTTAGGAAATATCACCTTCTAGATGTTACAATAACCTATTGGATTAGAAAGAACAAATAACCAAGGTATCATGAGGGAATGCACGATGGAATCCTAGCTTAACAGTAACTTTCATGGTCAGtcaaacaaggattagaacaagggaTTGCCTCACTTTCGTGATGCTTCTTCCCCAAGTTCTTCAAGTTCACGAAGCATCAAGGCCCCCCAAATTTTCTCTTACTTTCAAAGAGATAAATTTGGTTGTGCAAGGAGCGGCTTGAGTTCTTCAACCAATTCTCATTATGGCAAGCTAATGAATACTACGTACCACACATTAgcaagattaaatttaaaaaatcctTCAATTCACAAACATATGAACCCTAGATTAAAGTTCTACcccttatgcaataatcacatacaAAACATTAAGATAGGCAATGAATCCCTAACCTATGCCCCTAAATGACTACTCACACTTAGGAAGCATAGATATAAGGAAAGCACAAGCAAATAGCAGAAACATTGCACAAACGATAAAATAAACGGTAATaaaagcttctctattgaagATGCCCAAAGCAATGTTGAATCAAACTCCAATCTGTAGTGACAAGCTTGAAAGATGGATTccaaatgtaaaactaatcaaATCTATCCTAAAATGATGataggaaataaaaagaaaataatctaTGCTACCTAGGGTTCTAATCCCTTCATTAAAGTTAGaaaatatagattaatacaAAGAACAGGAACAAGCACACGGGCAATGACACGGGCGTATTGTCACCCTTCTTCGCACTATAGCCATCTCACAGGCGTGTCTCTTCTCGTACCCAATGATGGGCTCAGTCACTAGCGTGAAGGCACCCATGCTTTATCTAAAATACTGCTTCTAGTATTTGTCTCGCCCATTTCAACACAATCTTCTCATATACTACTCCAAAGCATTCTTCGCTCCTATCCAACGAACTCCCCAGCTCCACAAACGGCTAAAATCACTCCTTTGCATGAGTGGGTACAACTATAGATAAATACATATGATATGAACCAGCCCACACCAGATCAAATAAAAGCTCATAACGGGCTCATCACAACGCCCATCACTACATCCTTAAAGCATCATTGGAGGAAGAAACAAGAAAGTCCAATAAGAATGAAAGTATTATAGTGACTCGTTTCAAGTGATATCACAGATCGAAGACAATACTTATAAGCTTCGAGGtcgaatcattttcaagaagagGATGATGATGTGGCCCAGCATAATGAAGATCCATTAAGAGTACCAATTGGTCCAATCACAAGGTTtaagtccaaacaattaaggcaactcttcattggttatgttcaaagatgatggaaatccaagtcaagcccattttcaaaagatgaagaagaactcaaagctttttataatattttaagtgctgattttggagattaaattaggcccaaattAGCCCTATTATTTTTGTCCATCATTAATTTAAAACGTTAGGCATGAAAGAAAAAACACTaatttgtatttagaaaggattccttaaatccctttctaaataggaTTATCTTTACTTGTTTTCTAAATTAGGGTTAGGACTCTTTTTCCCATTGTATTTAGGATTACAATGCTGCCCCTATATCTATAAATAGGGCAAACCATAGCAGCTTTAATTTacgctttcattcaataaaactcctatgtttttctttacacttgtgtaagaaaccttattgCTAATTGTGAACTCAATTAATAGCTAGTTCATGGACTcgactagcaaattgattcgtggactcgaatcattctttctttcttcaaccttagatttagaTTCGTGGAGTCGTTCTTGAATCGGAGGAAACTAGATTCGACTCTGGTTTATTaaagattgcatcatcgaggtacttgaagctacaacgggatttttctaagtctttgaggatcCGGGACTAAGGGTTTTGcgtgaggtctaaggtattttgatccatcTCTATTCTTGCATTGAGAGCTATCTTGGGACAATAGTCtattttatttgaaccttgAACTTGGTTCTCATCAATTTGGTATTTAATATAGCCTAGGGTAGTTAAGATAGCAAAACAATATGAAAAATTTGCTTCTTGTCTTGAATATAAGTATGAGGATGAGGTATGTGACCATTTTGAAACCCCCAATGAACACGTTGAGGGGGAACCATTCATACCTTTAAATTTTGATTCTGAATATGCCGATAGTGAGTATATTCATACTATTGTTGCTAAGTGGGTTTTGAATGTTCACCCTTTAAAAAAAGATGAGTCTCAAAGAGAAAATATCTTTTATGCTAAGGGATCAATTAGAGGGAATGCTTGTATTGTGGTAATAGATTCTTGAAGTTGCACAAATGTAGCTAGTGCAGCTATGGTTAAATTTCTTCAATTACCTTTGCTTGATCACCTGAATCCTTATCTTTTGCAATTGCTAACTGATGCAGGAGAAGTTTGAGTAACCAAACAGGCTATTATTCCTTTATCTATTAATAGTTACTCTACCAAAATCTTGTGTGATATTATCCCAATGCGGGCTGCTCATATCTTGTTAGGTAGACCACGATAGTTTGACAAAAAAATCAGTTCTGAATGGAGTTAGATGTCTTGCCTCCTTTGTCTCCTAAACAAGTAGAAGAAATCTCAATTGAGGTTGACGCAAGCTCTCAAACCAGctttgaagaaagaagaaattaaagatagaaaAGTGGACGAACCTCCATGTTTGGAATTGCAGTCGCCACTCCAATTTCCTCTAACTCAGTTTGTAGCCAAACAAAGGGATCGCAATCAGTGGCACAATGGAAAGGACCAGCCCAAGGTGTCAAAGTGCAACCTCTCTTCTCTTGGTAACTAAAAAGAATAGTAAGCTAGAGAAAAGAAGAGGAGTCATTATCTCCACTCACTTTTATTTCAAAAGGCATTAAAATTCTCTAGATTTGTTTGCCATGTTTCTATTAATGACTTACTTACTAGATGTGTTAGAAATTTGTTTGCCTTCATAGATCCGAGATtccttaattttgattttactaGGACTTTATATGATAGAGATAAGGAATTACTTGGAATATTGGATGTTATAAGAAACATTTGAAAACTTCTTATGGCAAATACTACTTGCACAAGGGGCTAAGGTTCAAAATCAATGGGATTGACACTTTTTCTGTGTTTTGGgtactaatttaatttaattgttgattcACATAGAGAACAATTTGGTATTTCAAAGAGtgatgatttttgggttattttGTTATCCTAAATTATtagcaaaaatataaattccAGTCCCAATCAAAATGGAAGAATCAAAGACCAAGATAAAGTCAGAATACAAGTCCCAGTCAATGTAGGAAATCGCATTCCCATATGGACTAAAGATAAAGGATCTCTTGAAAGTCTTTATAAAGATCTCTAGCCAACAAGGAAAGGCAGGCATTCAATTCCCTATCTTATGTACCGAGAGCTGAGAAGTATTGAGATGAGAGAATTTCACTTAGAAGTAATACTAGAGTTAGGTTTCAATAGAGAGAGCTAGTGAGATCTAAATTTTCTATTGTGTAAAAAGTGTTCCTAAGCTTTGTACTTTAAATTGTGCTCATAGTGGATTCAGGCTTTTTTTCAATACGAAAAGTGTTTCACAACTTAGGGATTTCCTGAACTGCGTTAAAATTCTTTTTGTCACAATTAGTGTTTTGCAAGGATATTTTTATTggtcaaagaagaaaaaagatgtaGAATCTTAGTTCATAATTGTGCTACTTACCACCACACTACATCTAAATCATTACTTGATATTTCCATGGTTTACCTTTAAGCTCGAGCAAGAAAGATTTTGTGCCTGTCAATTTTAGCAAAATGACTTTTAGTACTTCTCAAGTTGTTACATTTTGTGGTGTGCTACTAGACTTAGTTGTTTTACTTGTTGATTGTAGGATAAAGTTAATTGAAGCAACTCGTGACAAGCATCCTAAGATGAAGTTGCATAAAAGTGATAAGGCACACAGTGAGCTTGCTAGTTTGTCTCCCATTGAAGATCCGGATTTGAAGATGAATCCTTTTCAAGAAGAGGAGAGTGATAGGAACCAGCCCACACCAGATCAAATAAGAGCCCATAACGGGCTCACCACAAGGCTCATCACTACATTCTTAAAGCATCATTGGTGGAAGAAACAAGAAAGTTCAATAAGAATTCCATTTGATAGAGGAAAGTATTATAGTGGCCCATTTCAAGTGATATCACAGATCGAAGACAATGCTTATAAGATTCGAGGtcgaatcattttcaagaaggggaggacGATGCAACCCAACATAATGAAGATCCATTAAGACTACCAATTGAGCCAATCACAAGGTCTAAGCCCAAACAATTAAGGTAACTCTTCATTGGTCAAACCCatttgcaaaagatgaagaagaactcaaggttttttataattgtttaagtgctTATTTTGGGGattaaattaggcccaaattAACCCTATTATTTTTGTCCAtcattaatttaaaatgttaggaatgaaagagaaaacactagtttgtatttagaaatgattccttaaatccctttctaaataaGGCTAACTTGCTTTTTAGGTTAGGGTTAGGACTATTTTTTCCATTGTATTTAGGATTACAATGCTGCCCCTATATCTATAAATAGGGCAAACCATAGCAGCTTTAATTTacgctttcattcaataaaaccccctaagtttttctttacacttgtgtaagaaaccttattgCAAATtatggactcaattagtggctagttcGTGGACTcgactagcaaattgattcatGAACTCGAatcattcttcttttcttcaacCTTAGGTTTAAGTTCGTGGAGtcgttcttgaatcgaaggaaactagattCGACTCTAGTTTATcgaagattgcatcatcgaggtacttgaagctacaacGGGATTTTTCTAAGTCCTTGAGGGTTGGGATTAAAAATTTTTTGTGAGGTCTAAGGTTTTTTTATCTATCTCTATCCTTGCATTGAGAGCTATCTTGGGACAATACTCTATTTTATTTGAACCTAGAGCTAGGTTCATATCAACATATGAATTAGTCCTAGCTCACAACTTTCTAAGCCAAATTATGCACAAAGAGGGTTAAGATAGTGGGTAAAATATAGTCAAATAAAGAGTTTATCATTGGCCCCTTGAACAAATGGGTGATGGCAGTCGAGACTGTCATGCTGCTATTGGCAGTTCGCAACAGCCTAGTCCAATTGTGCTAGTGGTCGATAAAGATTAAAGACCAtaatttcaatttctattgGTCAGTTGCTCAAAGTGGTGAAGGTAATCATATTACCCCCATCGATGCGTACAGATGTTTAGTATATCGTTGGCTACTTGCTCAACATGGTGATGATGGTCCAGACTATCTTGCTCACACTAGCAATTTTTTGGTACCTTGCTACCCATTTGCTCAAAGTGGTGATGGTGGTTTAGAGTACCCTACGGCTATTGGCGGTTTGCAATAGCCTAGTCTGGTCGTGCTAGTGGCTGGTAAAGATCATTATTCATGCATCTATTGACCACTTGCTCAAAGTGGTGATTGTGGTTCATATTGTCCTGTTGGTGCCTACGATTATTTGGTGCGCCGATGGCCACTTTtatagacatatattatatttataatattttatacacTATAAAAacatgtacattttttttatagaattgtgattattgcTATAATTATTTCAATGGTATAAAAAGAGTTGTTAGACTCATTTTCAAAAGTTTGACACATAGTGTATGTAAGGCATATTCTTGGAGATAAACGTACAGTTTTTGCAAATAGGGATTATCTTATGGATCTTGGCAACGAATTTGGGGATTGTGATAGGTTTTGCACAACTACCAATTGCATGAGTGACAACGAgcatatttaaatttgaatctACACTCAACACTCCTTTGCCTATTTAAGGAGGCCAAGACTGCAAGCTTAGAATGGATCTGTCGTTTTTACTATTTCCTGAGATCAAAGAGAAAGATTACTAGTTTTCAAGCAATACTTAGTGTTCTAAGCTAAACAAAATCATCTAGATTGTAAAAGTCCAACCTCAAACCAAGACATCTCCTCTTGCAAAGGTGTTGGAAGATCAACTTCCAATGCAACTGACCCTTAGCGGAGTTTGATCAGGCAATGAAGCTTAGGTTGGTGAGAAGATTTCGAAGCTTGGATCCAAGGACTATCAAGCATACGCTTGGATCCAAGGACTGTCAAGCATAACCAAGTAGTAGTGTGATTGTGAAAGGCTCCTTTGTCACTTGTATATGTGTTCAAAATACATAGTGAAATTCCTTCTTACGTTATAAGAAGTAGGGGTTGGCATTTTGGTCTTCGGTTCAGTTTTTTTCGATTTCGGTTTCAGTTTTGGtttttcggttttaaaaaattttaaccattcggtttaacattagagttcggttcaGTTTGAAatggttcgg contains these protein-coding regions:
- the LOC116017437 gene encoding bidirectional sugar transporter SWEET9-like; protein product: MDLAFAFGLLGNIVSFMVYLAPVPTFYKIYTKKSTEGFQSVPYVVGLFSAMLWIYYAFLTPDTTLLITINSVGCFVQTFYLCFFLFYATNKAKINTMKALLLLNVGGYGLIILITQFVAKDSSSRAHIVGWICLVFALCVFVAPLCILRQVIKTKSVEYMPFLLSFFLTLSAVMWFFYGLLRKDYNIAIPNILGFIFGILQMVLYVVYKNGKKTESSAEQKLPESEQVELKQQVPEELKEQVIDVVKLSAALALTGMSPPLAVAVPVPLPLPVSQTPN